The Chryseobacterium glaciei DNA window TCCACTACCAACACCAGGAGCTACTTCGTCTGTTAAAACAGCCGTAAGGTAGTTAGCATTAGTTGGCTCAAGTAAGTTATATACTGATCCTGTTAAATAACTAGTTAACTGGCTTACAGTAGTAATCTGACTTTCATACGCTTCACCCTCTTGGACGATATCAATACTATCCTGGCAGCTATTCATAACTAACCCACCCGTTAGCATTGAAGCACTAATAAAAAGTATTTTTATTATATTTTTTTTCATTTTAATTTAATTTAGAATAAAAGATTTAATTAGAATTCAACATTTACACCCACAGAAATTGTTTTAGGGTTTGGATATACCCCTAACGAATACTGTGCTACTGGCTCAGGATCATATCCTTTCCATTTTGTCCATGTATATAAATTTTCTGCCTGAACAAATAATTTAAGTGATCTAATTGGAAGATTTTGAAGTTGATTTTTAGTAAAACTATATCCTAGAGATACATTCTTCAATCTAACGAAATCTGTTTTATGTAAGAATCTATCAGATGAACCATCAGTTCCAGTATTAACAGCAGTAAGACTTGGCACATCAGATCCTGTATTTTGAGGTGTCCAAGCATTTAACAAATCCGCAGAAACGTTCAATCCATTTGCTGCATATGATGGATCCATTGTCCAAGCTTGTAAATTATCATACTGCCATCCACCAGCTTGGAAAGAGAATAATGCATTAGCAAAGAAACCTTTGTAATCTACATCAAACCCAAAACCTCCATTAACTTTAGCGTAAATAGATTTACCTGTTAAAACTCTGTCATTTGCTGTTGGAGCTTCAGTAATATTTCCATTCTTATCTAGGAATTGCATCTCACCAGTCTCAGGATTTACTCCAACATAGTGATAAAGCTGCCACTGATAAGCAGGTCCTCCTATTGCATTTACGTTATCATCTACTAAACTCTCATTAGGTAATGATTTAATTTTATTCTTATTATATCCAGCATTTGCGAATACAGATAATCTAAAATCTTGTTTTCTGATGATATTTCCTTTTAAACTAGCTTCAACACCTTTATTTTCCATCTCTCCATTATTACCGTTAACAGTATAGAAAGTAGATGAACCAACTCCAGCAGAAACAGTAGTTCCATTGAATAGATTTGAAGTTAATTTTCTATATACATCAAATGTACCTTCAATTACTCCATTGTAGTTAAAATCTAAACCAACATTGGCCATAGCCTGCTTCTCCCACTGTAAATAAGGGTTTCCTAATCTATATAGATATCCATAAGTATTCTGGTATCCACCAGTACCTGCTGCAGTAGCATTTATTATATCAATGTAGTAGTTTGGAAACAAGAACATTGGATTTTGGTTATTCACAGCTGACCCTAGGTTTTGGTTACCCTGAGTACCGTATGAAGCTCTAAGTTTTAACATTCTAAACTTAGTATCTCCCATAAAGGCTTCTTTATCAATATTCCATCTACCTCCTACTGACCAAAATGTTTCCCATTTATTTTCTCCACTAAATCTATAACTAGCATCTCTTCTTACAACACCACTTACACCATATTTACCTGCATAATCATAATCCACAGTAGCAAAATAGGCTAAAGTACCTCCTGAAACTTTAGAAGCATTTATTGAAGGAGCATAGAATGAAGGAGTATCTGAACTAAATGGAATATATCCTGTACCAGCTCCTAATTTCCATAGAAGTGGATCTAATCCATTCTGAGTTTGCTGTTTTGTTATATAATGAGATTTCATATAATCCATATACACACCAACAGTAATATCATGTTCTCCAAATTGCTGATTATAAGTAACGTTGGTCACAGTATTAAAGTTAAAATCCTTAATATTATTAAGAGTTTCTGAACCTCCGAATGCCGCACCTGTCGGAACAGCTACTGCATTTGCTAAATATCCTAGTGGAGATCTAGCAAAACTTCTATCAGACATTCTATAGTCAATACCCGTTCTGTTTCCTACCGTTAAATAATCTGTTAATTTATATGAAGTCTTGAAATTACCATTAATTGTAGTCTCCTCATATTTATTCTGTACACCACCTATTAAGTTATCATAAAGAACCCAAGGTCTAACTCCTGCACTAGCAGTTTGAACAGCAGCATACATTTCTTTACCATTATTAAATGGGTATGGTCCCAAAGACGGATCTGATAATAACGTTCCAAACAATACATTTTGAACAGAGTTAGCAGAAATACCAGAGTTCTCTTCCTCGTCTAACTGATGTCTTTTTGAATATGCTACGTTTAGCATTGCAGCATACGTAAATTTTTTATTCTTAGATTGACCAGTAATGTTATTTCTAAAAGTAAACCTTTGAAAATCAGTTCCTTTAATAACACCTTCGTTATTTAAATATCCTAAAGATGAATATAGTGAAACATTTTCGCCACCAGCCTGAATTGCTAAGTTATGTTGCTGGCTAATACCAGTTCTCATAAACTCCTTACTCCAGTCTGTATTTGTAGTATTAGCATCTACATCTGCCTGAGAAACCGCATCTGGATCATAGTTATGGATTATCTGAAGAAACTGCGTTCCATTTGCCATATTATAGTCAGTCTTCGGATAAGTCGAGAACGATGTCAAAGCATCATATGACAATCTAAGTCCTGAATTGAACTTACCTGTTTTCGTATTAATTACGATAACTCCATTTGCCCCCCTATTACCATAAATTGAAGTTGCCTGCGCATCTCTCAAAATACTTAAACTTTCAATATCATTAGGATTTAAGTTTCTAAATTGAGTTGCAGAAGTTGAAAGCCCATCAATAACATATAAAGGATCAGCACTTGCATTCAAAGAACCTAGACCACGAATCAAGATATCTATCTTACCAGAACCTGGAGATCCTGAATTAGAGTTTACAGATAATCCTGGAGCTGTCCCTTGAATCGAGTTCAAGAAAGTTGAGTTCGGACGGTTTTCAAGTGTTTCTGCCGAAATAGTAGTAGAAGCTGCTGATGATTTAGCTTTTGTACTTGTTTTACTATATCCTAAAACTACAACCTCTTCAATTCTAGTTTCTTTGGAAGTAGTATCCTTCTTAGTTTTTTGCGCAAAAGCAGCCTGTCCTAAGAAAAACAAAGCTCCAGCACTTAATACACGTAGTTTAACATTCATATTAACAAATTTTAATATATTTTAATAGGCAAATATGTTAATAAATATTAACACTTGCAAATTTTTTATATGTAGATGTACCATTCACATTTACAACACTCTATATAACTCACATAATAGATATAAAAATTCATAAAATTTATTGAAATTCAATTAATAAAATTCAAAATACCCATATCAAAATATCTAATTTAACATTTAATAACCATCAGATAGAAAGTTATTTATAATCAATCTAAATTACATTACTATTTTAAATTAATATTAATGTTAAATTTTACAAAAAAAGAATTAAATTGATTTGAGAAATTATGATCATAAATACTTTTCCGATTATAAATCTCCAAATTAAATTAAAAAAAACAGATAGTTTGCTTATTTATAATAATATATTTATATTTTTGATTACAAATCAAAAAATTAATTAATTCCATTGAAATGAAAAGAATAATTGCATCCACCTTCTTGTTAGCCAATATTTTTTGTTTAGCACAACAACAGATTGTTTCTCAAAATTATGCTATTGGAGGTCCCCAAGCTACATATTACACTCTTCAATCCTCTACAGGTAAAACTTTGAGTTATAATGATATTTTAGGAACTCCCTACCCTAATAAAAATTTTGCTTATGCTAAAATTTCAGGCACACCTGACCAACAAATACCTGTAAGATATAACAGTTATAATGACGAAATTGAATTTAAAAAAGATGATCAGGTTTTATCCCTTCTTAAAAAACCAGAATATTCAAGAATAGAAATTACTTCCCCAAAGCAGACATTTGTATTATTAGAAACATCAGACGAATTAAGTGGATATTTCGTTGAATTGGTAAATGGTAAAAATAATCTTTATAAAAAGATTAAAACCAAATTTATTGAACCAGCAATAGCCTCAAATTCTTATACTAGTGACAGACCTGCTACTTTCAAAACATCAGATCCAATATACTACATCAAAACAGAAAAGGGGTTTATTAAAAACCCTAAAAATGCAAAAGAAATTATTGCGCAATTTCATGATGAAAAAGAAAGTCTAACAACATTCTTTAAATCAAGCAAAATAAAATTCGACAAAGAAGAAGACTTAATAAAGCTAGTCAACTTTTTAAATCAAAATTAACAAAAAAACCACTTTTTTCAAAGTGGTTTTTTTTATTCAAAAGTATTGAATTATTTCAATTTCTTCTTAACAGCTACTTCTTCGTAAACTTCAAGAATATCACCGTTTTCGATGTCATTATAACCTTTTAAGTTCAATCCGCACTCGTAACCTTTGGTTACTTCTTTTACGTCATCTTTAAAACGTTTTAAGCTTTCAAGCTCGCCATCGAATTTCACGATACCGTCACGAAGTACTCTCACTTTAGACTGTCTCGTCACTTTTCCTGAAAGAACCATACAACCTGCAATTGTTCCAACTTTAGAAATCTTGAAGACTTCTCTAATCTCAACATTACCAATTACCTGTTCTTTAATTTCAGGAGAAAGCATACCTTCCATTGCTTCTTTAACTTCGTCAATAGCAGCATAGATTACAGAGTATGTTCTGATCTCGATTTCTTCTCTATCTGCCAATTCTTTAGCATTACCACCGGCTCTTACATTAAATCCGATAATAATTGCATCTGAAGCAGTTGCTAAGTTAACGTCAGACTCAGTAATCTGTCCAACTCCTTTATGAAGAATGTTTACATTGATCTCAGCAGTAGATAATCTTTGTAACTGATCCGATAATGCTTCAACTGAACCATCAACGTCACCTTTCAAGATAATATTCAATTCCTTGAATTCACCTAGAGCAATTCTTCTACCAAGTTCTTCAAGTGTTGTATGTTTCTTAGTTCTGATAGAAAGTTCTCTTTGAAGCTGCTCTCTCTTATTAGCAATAGTTTTAGCTTCACCTTCATCTTCATATACTTTAAACTTATCACCAGCTGTTGGAGCTCCGTCTAAACCAAGAATAGTTACCGGAATAGATGGACCTGCTTCTGTAAGGTTTCTACCTCTTTCGTCAAGCATCGCTTTTACCTTACCGTGGTTTTTACCTGCAACTACATAATCTCCTACTCTTAAGGTACCTGTTTGTACTAACATTGTAGCAACATAACCTCTTCCTTTATCTAATGAAGCTTCAATAACAACACCTTGAGCGTTTCTATCAGGGTTAGCTTTTAAGACAAGCATTTCTGCCTGAAGTAATACTTTCTCTAATAGAACGTCCATGTTATTACCAAACTTAGCAGAAATCTCTTGTGCCTGAACATTTCCTCCCCATTCTTCCACTAAGATATTCATCCCAGAAAGTTGTTGACGGATATTATCAGGATTTGCACTTGGTCTATCCACTTTGTTTATTGCAATAATCATTGGTACTCCAGCGGCCTGTGCGTGAGAAATTGCTTCTCTCGTTTGAGGCATCACATCATCATCCGCCGCAATTACAATAATTGCAATATCCGTGATCTGAGCACCTCTGGCTCTCATCGCTGTAAAGGCTTCATGACCTGGGGTATCTAAGAATGTAATTCTCTGACCATTTTCCAATTTCACGTTGTAAGCACCAATATGCTGTGTAATTCCTCCTGATTCACCAGCAATAACGTTTGTTTTTCTGATGTAATCAAGTAATGACGTTTTACCGTGGTCAACGTGACCCATTACTGTAACGATTGGAGCTCTTGGAGAAAGATCCTCCTCAGTATCCATATCTTCTTCAGATTCTACCTCTTCAAGGTCAGCATCCGAGAATTCTATTTTATAACCAAATTCATCTGCAACTAATAATAAGGTATCAGCTTCAAGTCTTTGGTTCATTGTTACCATTACTCCTAGAGAGAAACAAGCAGAAATAACTTCTGTTGCACTTACATCCATCAAACTTGCCAATTCTCCGACAGTGATGAATTCTGTAACTTTTAGTGAAGTATCTCTTGCATCTGCTTCCTGCTGACGCTCGTCCTGCTCTCTACGGTAAGTTCTTTTATCTTTTCTGTGTTTAGCAGATTTAGATTTACCTCCTTTATTGGTTAATTTTTCAAGGGTTTCCTTGATCTGGTTTTTAACTTGCTCGTCGGTTAATTCAACAGGCATCGTTCTTTGACCAGGTCTGTTGTTGTTTCCTGGGCCACCTGGGCCTTTTTTGAAACCGCCACCTTGTCCAGGAGGACGGTTACCTTGGTTATTTCCAAAACGAGGGCCACCACCTTGACCACCTTGTCCCGGTGGACGGTTTCCTTGACCACCCTGTCCTGGAGGACGGTTTCCACCTTGTTGGTTGTTACCTTGCCCTGGAGGACGGTTTCCTTGAGGACCGCCTTGGTTGTTATTATTTCCTCCTTGTTGATTGTTTCCTGTGTTTGGCTGATTAGGACCACCAGGTTTTTCAATCCTTTTTCTTTTCTTTTTAGCCCCAGAATTTGGTTTTGGTGCAAACTGACTTAGGTCAATTTTTTCACCAACAATTTTAGGTCCATCAAGTTTTTGATAAACTGTTTCAATTTTTTGAGACTCTTGAGGTTGTTCAGCTTCTACTTTCTTAGGCTCAGCTTTTACCTCAACAGGTTTAGCTACGGGCTCTACAACGGGTTTTGGAGCTTGTTTCACAGGCTCAACTGGCTTTTCCTCCGCTTTTTTATCTTCCACTTTAGGTTTATCTTTTTTTACAGGTCTATTTCTAGATTCTATCTGAGACAAGTCTATTTTATCCAGAACTTTGAATTCCTGTTTTTCTTTTTCAGGAGCTGCCTTCACTTCTGGTTCGGGCGTTGGTGTTGGTGGTACAACTACTTCTTCTACTTTCTTTTCTTCTACCACTACCGGTGCTACTGCTGCAGGAGCAACAGGAGTTTCTTCAACTTCAGGCTTTTTAGGCTCCAAGTCTATTTTACCTAAAATCCTAGTTTCCGGTTTATTAGCTTTAGCTCTTATTACTTCAGGGGTTTTCTTTTCTTCAATTTCCAGTTTTTCTTCCGGAACTTTTGTGATCACCACCTCATGGGAAGCTTTACGTTGCTCGCCATCTTTGGCAAACTCAGCTTCCAATGCAGAATATGCCGCTTCTTCTAATTGAGCGTTAGGATTGCTTTCAACCTCGATACCCTTAGCCTGTAAAAATTCTACTAATCTGGACATCGAAATATTGAATTCCTTAACCGCTTTATTTAATCTTATTTTTGGCATCTATTATATTTACTATTTTTTTTAATTCTTAAAATTAAAGTATTTCTTTTTACTGATTATTAAAATTTATTTAAAAATCTTAACTTTCAAATTCTTCTCTTAGAATACGTTTAACATCCTCAATAGTTTCCTCTTCCAAGTCAACCATTTTAATAAGACTTTCCGTATCTTTATCTAATACTGATTTCGCAGTAGTAAGACCTACTTTCTTAAATTCATCCAGAATCCACTGTTCGATATCGTCATTAAATTCTCTCAATTCAACATCATCATCTTCGCTAGACTCTCTAAATACATCAATTTCATATCCCGTTAACCAAGAAGCCAGTCTTATATTCTGTCCTTGCTTACCGATAACTTTAGAAATCTCTTCAACCGGGGTATAAACCAAAGCATAATTGGTTTCCTCGTTGATGTCAATTTTATTGATGGTAACATTTCCTAAAGCTCTCTTCACTAAAATCTCAGGGTTTTTAGACCACTGAATAACATCGATGTTTTCATTTCTCAACTCTCTTACAACTCCGTGAATTCTTGATCCTTTCACACCTACACAGGCGCCAACAGGATCTATTCTGTCATCATAAGCATCTACTGCGATCTTCGCCTTTTCACCAGGAATTCTTACTACTTTTTTCAACATAATAGTACCGTCTTGGATCTCAGGAATTTCCAGCTCTAATAATTTCTCTAGGAATTTAGGTGCAGTTCTGGAAATAATAATCTGAGGTTTTGAACCTTTAAAATCTACTGATTCTACAATAGCTCTGATATTTTCACCTTTTTTAAAGAAATCGGAACTGATCTGATTTTCTTTTGGCAAAATAAATTCATTCTCTTCATCATCCAACAAGATCACGT harbors:
- a CDS encoding SusC/RagA family TonB-linked outer membrane protein is translated as MNVKLRVLSAGALFFLGQAAFAQKTKKDTTSKETRIEEVVVLGYSKTSTKAKSSAASTTISAETLENRPNSTFLNSIQGTAPGLSVNSNSGSPGSGKIDILIRGLGSLNASADPLYVIDGLSTSATQFRNLNPNDIESLSILRDAQATSIYGNRGANGVIVINTKTGKFNSGLRLSYDALTSFSTYPKTDYNMANGTQFLQIIHNYDPDAVSQADVDANTTNTDWSKEFMRTGISQQHNLAIQAGGENVSLYSSLGYLNNEGVIKGTDFQRFTFRNNITGQSKNKKFTYAAMLNVAYSKRHQLDEEENSGISANSVQNVLFGTLLSDPSLGPYPFNNGKEMYAAVQTASAGVRPWVLYDNLIGGVQNKYEETTINGNFKTSYKLTDYLTVGNRTGIDYRMSDRSFARSPLGYLANAVAVPTGAAFGGSETLNNIKDFNFNTVTNVTYNQQFGEHDITVGVYMDYMKSHYITKQQTQNGLDPLLWKLGAGTGYIPFSSDTPSFYAPSINASKVSGGTLAYFATVDYDYAGKYGVSGVVRRDASYRFSGENKWETFWSVGGRWNIDKEAFMGDTKFRMLKLRASYGTQGNQNLGSAVNNQNPMFLFPNYYIDIINATAAGTGGYQNTYGYLYRLGNPYLQWEKQAMANVGLDFNYNGVIEGTFDVYRKLTSNLFNGTTVSAGVGSSTFYTVNGNNGEMENKGVEASLKGNIIRKQDFRLSVFANAGYNKNKIKSLPNESLVDDNVNAIGGPAYQWQLYHYVGVNPETGEMQFLDKNGNITEAPTANDRVLTGKSIYAKVNGGFGFDVDYKGFFANALFSFQAGGWQYDNLQAWTMDPSYAANGLNVSADLLNAWTPQNTGSDVPSLTAVNTGTDGSSDRFLHKTDFVRLKNVSLGYSFTKNQLQNLPIRSLKLFVQAENLYTWTKWKGYDPEPVAQYSLGVYPNPKTISVGVNVEF
- the infB gene encoding translation initiation factor IF-2, translating into MPKIRLNKAVKEFNISMSRLVEFLQAKGIEVESNPNAQLEEAAYSALEAEFAKDGEQRKASHEVVITKVPEEKLEIEEKKTPEVIRAKANKPETRILGKIDLEPKKPEVEETPVAPAAVAPVVVEEKKVEEVVVPPTPTPEPEVKAAPEKEKQEFKVLDKIDLSQIESRNRPVKKDKPKVEDKKAEEKPVEPVKQAPKPVVEPVAKPVEVKAEPKKVEAEQPQESQKIETVYQKLDGPKIVGEKIDLSQFAPKPNSGAKKKRKRIEKPGGPNQPNTGNNQQGGNNNNQGGPQGNRPPGQGNNQQGGNRPPGQGGQGNRPPGQGGQGGGPRFGNNQGNRPPGQGGGFKKGPGGPGNNNRPGQRTMPVELTDEQVKNQIKETLEKLTNKGGKSKSAKHRKDKRTYRREQDERQQEADARDTSLKVTEFITVGELASLMDVSATEVISACFSLGVMVTMNQRLEADTLLLVADEFGYKIEFSDADLEEVESEEDMDTEEDLSPRAPIVTVMGHVDHGKTSLLDYIRKTNVIAGESGGITQHIGAYNVKLENGQRITFLDTPGHEAFTAMRARGAQITDIAIIVIAADDDVMPQTREAISHAQAAGVPMIIAINKVDRPSANPDNIRQQLSGMNILVEEWGGNVQAQEISAKFGNNMDVLLEKVLLQAEMLVLKANPDRNAQGVVIEASLDKGRGYVATMLVQTGTLRVGDYVVAGKNHGKVKAMLDERGRNLTEAGPSIPVTILGLDGAPTAGDKFKVYEDEGEAKTIANKREQLQRELSIRTKKHTTLEELGRRIALGEFKELNIILKGDVDGSVEALSDQLQRLSTAEINVNILHKGVGQITESDVNLATASDAIIIGFNVRAGGNAKELADREEIEIRTYSVIYAAIDEVKEAMEGMLSPEIKEQVIGNVEIREVFKISKVGTIAGCMVLSGKVTRQSKVRVLRDGIVKFDGELESLKRFKDDVKEVTKGYECGLNLKGYNDIENGDILEVYEEVAVKKKLK
- the nusA gene encoding transcription termination factor NusA, which encodes MDNIALIESFGDFKDEKGISKIDLMAIIEDSLKTLLRKRFDSDDHFDVIVNPDKGDFQIFLNKTIVEDEMSEDDDLEIEISEAKKIDPTFEVGEDFTMEIPVAQLGRRNILTLKQILATKLQEHNNAMLYEQFRDRIGEIVIGEIHHIRHKHVILLDDEENEFILPKENQISSDFFKKGENIRAIVESVDFKGSKPQIIISRTAPKFLEKLLELEIPEIQDGTIMLKKVVRIPGEKAKIAVDAYDDRIDPVGACVGVKGSRIHGVVRELRNENIDVIQWSKNPEILVKRALGNVTINKIDINEETNYALVYTPVEEISKVIGKQGQNIRLASWLTGYEIDVFRESSEDDDVELREFNDDIEQWILDEFKKVGLTTAKSVLDKDTESLIKMVDLEEETIEDVKRILREEFES